Proteins from one Bacteroides zhangwenhongii genomic window:
- a CDS encoding recombinase family protein: MKAIIYARVSSTTDRQNSDRQISDLMNYARYENLDVIKIFEERISGAKKNCDRQILMDALEFSSKERIDIILVSELSRLGRNAFEVLETVKLLVDKKINLYIQKERFLLLDEKNNPTMFAPVMLATLSTCAQLERENIQYRLNSGRKLYIERGGVLGRKKGSCKSTEQKKEEYKEVIRMLKQQYSLRNIAKLTGYSLSTIQRIKKEFV; encoded by the coding sequence ATGAAGGCTATAATTTACGCTCGTGTTAGTTCAACTACAGATAGACAAAATTCTGATAGGCAAATTTCAGATTTAATGAATTATGCTAGATATGAAAATTTAGATGTTATTAAAATATTTGAAGAACGTATTTCAGGTGCAAAGAAAAATTGTGATAGACAAATATTAATGGATGCATTGGAATTTTCTTCTAAAGAAAGGATAGATATAATCCTTGTTAGTGAACTTAGTCGTTTAGGACGCAATGCTTTTGAAGTTTTAGAAACAGTAAAATTATTGGTTGATAAAAAAATAAATTTATATATTCAAAAAGAAAGATTTTTGTTATTAGATGAAAAAAATAATCCTACAATGTTTGCTCCTGTTATGCTTGCTACGTTATCAACGTGTGCGCAATTGGAGAGAGAAAATATTCAATATCGTCTAAATAGTGGTAGGAAATTGTATATTGAACGTGGTGGAGTTTTAGGAAGAAAAAAAGGAAGTTGTAAATCTACAGAACAGAAAAAAGAAGAGTATAAAGAAGTTATTAGAATGCTAAAACAACAATATTCACTTCGTAATATTGCAAAACTGACAGGCTATTCTTTATCAACAATTCAGAGAATAAAAAAGGAATTTGTATAA
- a CDS encoding cytidine deaminase, translating to MKDLIITAVIKVYQYDELNEADQALVKTAKDATARSYSPYSHFSVGAAALLGNGIVVTGTNQENAAYPSGLCAERTTLFYANSQYPDQPVVTLAIAARTEKDFIDRPIPPCGACRQVILETEKRYGQPIRILLYGKECIYEIKNIGDLLPLSFDASAMEE from the coding sequence ATGAAAGACCTCATAATTACCGCAGTGATTAAAGTATATCAATATGATGAGCTGAATGAGGCCGACCAGGCACTCGTTAAAACCGCCAAAGATGCAACAGCACGCAGTTATTCCCCTTATTCGCATTTTTCGGTAGGTGCCGCCGCACTTCTCGGCAACGGAATTGTCGTAACAGGAACAAATCAAGAGAATGCCGCCTACCCGTCGGGACTTTGCGCGGAACGTACCACGCTGTTCTATGCCAATTCCCAATATCCCGACCAACCGGTCGTTACCCTTGCCATTGCAGCAAGAACGGAAAAAGATTTTATAGACCGACCGATTCCTCCGTGCGGTGCCTGCCGACAAGTGATTCTGGAAACGGAGAAACGCTATGGGCAACCGATACGTATCTTGCTCTACGGCAAAGAATGTATTTACGAAATAAAGAATATAGGTGATTTGCTACCGCTATCATTTGACGCATCAGCTATGGAGGAATAA
- a CDS encoding AraC family transcriptional regulator — protein MLQQYHTKLKGTLALTDSYLTEKALQREKGLYKFIWVRNGSITVEIDHQEMVLVKDEVISLTHLQHLEFKSIDGEYLTLLFNSNFYCIYGNDHEVSCSGFLFNGSSHLIRFMLNEQERKELDTITEALENEFTVTDSLQEEMLRILLKRFIIQCTRIARNRMNITREKESGFEIVRQYYNLVDEHFRTKKQVQDYADMLHKSPKTLSNIFSTCKLPSPLRVIHERVEAEAKRLLLYSNKSAKEIADILGFEDQASFSRFFKNITGQSAVQFRNTQEGKN, from the coding sequence ATGTTACAGCAATATCACACAAAACTAAAAGGTACTCTCGCACTCACGGATTCTTATCTGACAGAGAAAGCGTTACAAAGAGAAAAAGGACTCTATAAGTTTATATGGGTGCGCAACGGAAGTATCACGGTAGAAATTGACCACCAGGAAATGGTATTGGTCAAGGATGAGGTAATCTCACTTACCCATCTGCAACACCTCGAATTCAAATCAATCGACGGTGAATACCTGACCCTCCTATTCAACAGCAACTTCTATTGTATTTATGGGAATGACCATGAAGTATCATGCAGCGGTTTCCTATTCAACGGTTCGTCCCATCTGATCCGCTTCATGCTGAATGAGCAAGAACGCAAGGAATTGGATACCATCACCGAAGCATTGGAAAACGAGTTCACCGTAACTGACAGTTTGCAGGAAGAAATGTTGCGTATCCTGCTGAAACGGTTTATCATTCAGTGTACGCGCATTGCACGCAACCGTATGAATATCACCCGCGAAAAAGAATCCGGCTTTGAAATCGTACGCCAATACTACAATCTGGTTGACGAGCATTTCCGTACGAAGAAACAGGTTCAGGATTATGCCGATATGTTACACAAATCCCCCAAAACACTATCGAATATCTTTTCCACATGCAAGCTCCCCTCTCCGCTCCGCGTGATTCACGAGAGAGTAGAAGCGGAGGCCAAACGCCTCCTGCTTTACAGCAACAAAAGTGCAAAGGAGATTGCTGATATTCTAGGTTTTGAGGATCAGGCTTCTTTCAGCCGTTTCTTTAAAAATATAACCGGACAGAGTGCCGTACAATTTAGAAATACACAAGAAGGGAAAAATTGA
- a CDS encoding DUF417 family protein, producing the protein MKEKFITLLTFTSGLKNFGIKFIRVAILVVFVWIGGLKYFHYEADGIVPFVANSPFMSFFYAKDASEYKEYKNPEGAFVPENRAWHEANNTYTFSYGLGALIMSIGILVFLGIFFPKVGLIGDTLAIIMTLGTLSFLVTTPEVWVPNLGSGEFGFPLLSGAGRLVIKDIVILAGAVVLLSDSSQRVLKIIKKD; encoded by the coding sequence ATGAAAGAGAAATTTATCACTCTACTAACCTTCACATCCGGTCTGAAGAATTTCGGTATCAAATTTATCCGCGTAGCTATCTTAGTAGTATTCGTATGGATTGGCGGATTGAAGTATTTTCACTATGAAGCCGACGGGATTGTTCCGTTCGTTGCCAACAGTCCTTTCATGAGTTTCTTCTATGCTAAAGACGCATCCGAATACAAAGAATACAAAAATCCGGAAGGTGCTTTCGTACCGGAGAATCGTGCATGGCACGAAGCAAACAATACATATACTTTCTCCTACGGATTAGGAGCGCTCATCATGAGTATCGGTATTCTAGTATTTCTAGGAATCTTTTTTCCGAAAGTAGGACTGATAGGCGACACATTAGCCATTATCATGACACTCGGCACACTATCCTTTCTCGTCACGACTCCCGAAGTATGGGTTCCTAATCTGGGTAGTGGAGAATTCGGCTTTCCATTACTCTCCGGTGCAGGGCGGCTTGTGATTAAAGACATTGTGATCCTGGCTGGTGCTGTAGTATTATTATCCGACTCGTCACAACGCGTACTCAAAATAATTAAAAAAGACTAA
- a CDS encoding FAD-dependent oxidoreductase, which yields MKQYDAIIIGFGKAGKVLAAELSNRGWQVAIVERSNMMYGGSCPNIACIPTKTLIHEAEMSSLLYHGDFLKQTNMYKQAIARKNRLTSFLRETNYENLSKRPNVTIYTGTASFVSPNTIKVALPDGDIELQGKEIFINTGSTPIIPAIDGIQQSKHVYTSSTLLDMNVLPKHLIIVGGGYIGLEFASMFAGFGSKVTILEGGNRFMPRNDQDIANNVKDVMEKKGIEIHLNTRAQSIHDTSDGVTLTYLDVSDGTPYFVDGDAILIATGRKPMIEGLNLQAAGVKVDAHGVIVVNDQLRTTVPHVWAMGDVKGGPQFTYLSLDDFRIIRDQLFGDKKRDIGDRDPVQYAVFIDPPLAHIGITEEEALKRGYSFKVSRLPATSVVRSRTLQQTDGMLKAIINNHNGKIMGCTLFCADASEIINIVAMAIKTGQNATFLRDFIFTHPSMSEGLNQLFDI from the coding sequence ATGAAACAGTATGATGCAATTATTATAGGATTCGGCAAGGCAGGAAAAGTCCTGGCTGCCGAACTTTCCAATCGAGGATGGCAAGTTGCCATCGTAGAACGCTCCAACATGATGTACGGAGGTTCTTGCCCTAACATAGCCTGTATCCCGACAAAGACATTGATACATGAAGCAGAGATGTCTTCACTGCTATACCATGGGGATTTTCTGAAGCAGACTAATATGTATAAGCAGGCTATTGCCCGTAAGAACAGGCTAACCTCTTTTCTTCGGGAAACTAATTACGAGAATCTAAGCAAGCGTCCGAATGTGACTATTTATACAGGGACAGCTTCCTTTGTATCGCCTAACACTATAAAAGTAGCGCTTCCCGACGGAGATATTGAACTGCAAGGAAAGGAGATTTTCATCAATACCGGTTCCACTCCGATTATTCCGGCAATCGACGGGATTCAACAAAGTAAACATGTGTACACCAGCTCCACACTTTTGGATATGAACGTCCTGCCAAAACATTTAATTATTGTCGGCGGCGGATATATCGGTTTGGAGTTCGCTTCGATGTTTGCCGGATTTGGCAGTAAAGTGACGATTCTTGAAGGAGGCAACCGTTTTATGCCTCGCAACGATCAAGATATCGCTAACAATGTCAAAGATGTAATGGAGAAAAAAGGCATTGAGATTCATCTGAATACACGCGCACAGTCTATTCATGATACGAGTGACGGAGTGACACTGACTTATTTGGATGTATCTGACGGCACTCCTTACTTTGTAGACGGAGATGCAATTCTTATCGCAACAGGGCGGAAACCGATGATCGAAGGATTGAATTTACAAGCAGCAGGTGTAAAAGTAGATGCACACGGAGTAATTGTTGTAAACGATCAGTTGCGCACCACCGTTCCTCACGTATGGGCAATGGGAGACGTAAAAGGCGGACCGCAATTTACTTATCTTTCACTAGATGATTTTCGGATTATACGCGATCAACTCTTCGGAGATAAAAAGCGTGATATCGGCGATAGGGATCCTGTTCAATATGCTGTATTTATTGATCCGCCTTTGGCGCATATCGGCATTACCGAAGAAGAAGCACTGAAAAGAGGTTATTCGTTCAAAGTATCCCGGCTTCCGGCAACTTCCGTTGTCCGTTCACGTACATTGCAACAGACGGACGGTATGCTGAAAGCAATCATCAACAATCATAATGGAAAAATTATGGGATGTACCTTATTTTGCGCTGACGCTTCGGAAATTATAAATATTGTAGCTATGGCAATAAAGACAGGGCAGAATGCCACTTTCCTGCGCGATTTCATCTTTACTCACCCCAGCATGAGTGAAGGATTAAACCAATTATTTGACATATAG
- a CDS encoding ABC-F family ATP-binding cassette domain-containing protein — MSISIQQISYIHPDKEVLFSDLNFAISKGQKLGLVGNNGCGKSTLLQIIAGQLSPSSGVIVCPDNLYYIPQHFGQYDSLTIAQALRIERKQQALHAILSGDASNENFVVLDDDWNIEERSIAALDLWGLGQFTLSYPMNLLSGGEKTRVFLAGMDIHHPSVILMDEPTNHLDSSGRQRLYDWVEKCRSTLLVVSHDRTLLNLLPEICELEKHQINYYGGNYEFYKEQKTLMQEALQQRIEEKEKALRIARKVARETAERRDKQNVRGEKNNIKKGVPRIVLNALQGKSEKSTSKLNSTHQEKAEKLTGERNQLRSSLSPTAILKTDFNSSSLHTGKILVTAKEINFGYHPNSDSNDIQDNGDFKLQLWQTPISFQLKSGDRLRIEGVNGSGKTTLLKLITGQLQPQEGNLTRMEFTYVYLNQEYSIIDDRNSILEQTYAFNNRNLPEHEIKIILNRYLFPASEWDKSCRKLSGGEKMRLAFCCLMISNNTPDMFILDEPTNNLDIQSIEIITATIKNYTGTVIAISHDDYFIQEIGIEQRILLS; from the coding sequence ATGTCTATAAGTATTCAACAAATCAGCTATATCCATCCGGATAAAGAAGTATTATTCAGTGATCTCAATTTCGCCATCAGTAAGGGGCAGAAACTGGGATTAGTCGGTAACAATGGCTGCGGCAAATCTACTTTGCTGCAAATTATTGCCGGACAACTTTCACCCTCTTCCGGTGTCATTGTCTGTCCGGACAACCTGTATTATATCCCGCAACATTTCGGGCAATATGATTCATTGACTATCGCCCAGGCACTCCGGATAGAACGTAAGCAACAAGCCCTACATGCTATCCTGTCAGGAGATGCCTCAAACGAAAACTTCGTCGTTCTGGATGATGACTGGAATATTGAAGAACGTTCCATTGCCGCTCTCGATTTATGGGGGCTAGGACAGTTTACTCTATCCTACCCGATGAATTTGCTTAGCGGCGGTGAAAAGACCCGTGTATTTCTGGCAGGGATGGACATCCATCACCCATCCGTCATACTTATGGATGAACCGACCAATCATCTTGATTCTTCCGGCAGACAACGTTTATATGACTGGGTAGAGAAATGTCGCTCCACGCTGTTAGTGGTTAGTCATGACCGCACTCTGCTTAATCTTCTCCCCGAAATATGCGAGCTGGAAAAGCATCAAATCAATTACTATGGAGGAAATTATGAATTCTACAAAGAACAAAAAACGCTGATGCAGGAAGCATTGCAGCAACGTATCGAAGAAAAAGAGAAAGCACTGCGCATTGCCCGCAAAGTGGCACGCGAAACGGCCGAACGCAGGGACAAACAAAATGTGCGCGGAGAAAAGAATAATATAAAAAAGGGAGTTCCTCGTATTGTGCTCAATGCGCTTCAAGGAAAATCGGAAAAAAGTACCAGTAAACTTAACAGCACCCATCAGGAGAAAGCCGAGAAGTTAACAGGCGAACGTAACCAACTTCGAAGTTCGCTCTCCCCGACCGCTATACTAAAAACCGATTTTAATAGTTCCTCGCTCCACACCGGAAAGATATTGGTGACAGCAAAAGAAATTAACTTCGGTTATCATCCCAATTCAGACAGTAATGATATTCAGGATAATGGTGACTTCAAACTGCAACTTTGGCAAACACCCATCAGCTTCCAACTAAAGAGTGGGGACCGCCTCCGTATAGAAGGGGTCAACGGCAGTGGGAAAACAACTCTTTTGAAGCTAATCACCGGACAGCTTCAGCCACAAGAAGGAAACCTGACACGAATGGAATTCACCTATGTCTATCTGAATCAGGAATATTCTATCATCGACGACCGGAACAGTATCCTGGAACAGACTTACGCTTTCAATAACCGGAACCTGCCGGAGCATGAAATAAAGATTATTCTAAACCGTTATTTATTCCCCGCTTCCGAATGGGATAAATCCTGCCGGAAACTTAGCGGTGGTGAAAAAATGCGCCTTGCTTTCTGCTGCCTGATGATTAGCAACAATACTCCCGATATGTTTATTCTGGATGAACCGACCAACAATCTGGATATACAGAGCATTGAAATCATCACTGCTACCATCAAAAACTATACGGGTACTGTAATTGCAATCTCACACGACGATTATTTTATTCAGGAAATCGGTATCGAGCAACGTATTTTATTAAGCTAG
- the nudC gene encoding NAD(+) diphosphatase, giving the protein MTSQREEKNWNKMDQTVQSWWFIFYKDQLLLEKKGDGKYAVPCGESSPIIIKEKTTVHNITTLEGRNCKAFSLSSPFEESEQWTMTGLRTSYDYLPLSHYQTAGKAHEILHWDRNSRFCSACGTPMEQKESIMKRCPKCGQEAYPSISTAILVLVRKKDSLLLVHARNFKGTFNSLVAGFLETGETLEECVAREVKEETGLDVKNITYFGNQPWPYPSGLMVGFIADYAGGEITLQDEELSSGDFYTRDHLPELPRKLSLARKMIDWWIEHPNEHVAN; this is encoded by the coding sequence ATAACTTCGCAGCGCGAAGAAAAGAATTGGAACAAAATGGATCAGACTGTACAATCATGGTGGTTTATCTTTTATAAAGATCAACTGCTTCTTGAGAAAAAAGGGGATGGTAAATATGCCGTCCCATGTGGAGAAAGTTCTCCTATCATTATTAAAGAAAAAACAACAGTACACAATATCACAACACTGGAAGGGAGAAACTGCAAAGCTTTCTCCCTCTCCTCTCCCTTTGAAGAATCAGAGCAATGGACAATGACAGGACTTCGTACCTCTTATGATTATCTTCCTTTATCTCATTATCAGACAGCAGGAAAAGCGCATGAGATTCTGCATTGGGATAGAAACAGCCGATTCTGTTCCGCCTGTGGCACGCCGATGGAACAGAAAGAGTCTATCATGAAACGTTGCCCCAAATGCGGTCAGGAGGCATATCCTTCCATATCCACAGCGATTCTTGTATTAGTGAGAAAAAAAGACTCACTGCTCTTAGTGCATGCCCGCAATTTTAAAGGAACATTCAACAGTCTCGTTGCCGGGTTTCTGGAAACCGGAGAAACATTAGAAGAATGTGTAGCCCGTGAAGTGAAAGAAGAAACCGGACTGGATGTGAAGAATATCACTTATTTTGGCAACCAGCCCTGGCCTTATCCCAGCGGTCTGATGGTCGGCTTTATAGCAGATTATGCCGGAGGGGAAATCACACTCCAAGATGAAGAGTTGAGTTCGGGAGACTTTTACACAAGGGATCATTTGCCTGAACTTCCCAGGAAACTTAGTCTTGCACGAAAGATGATCGATTGGTGGATTGAGCATCCAAATGAACATGTGGCAAACTAA
- a CDS encoding phospho-sugar mutase yields the protein MENQELIKQVTEKAEKWLTPAYDAETQAEVKRMLENDDKTELIEAFYKDLEFGTGGLRGIMGVGSNRMNIYTVGAATQGLSNYLKENFKDLPQISVVVGHDCRNNSRLFAETSANIFSANGIKVYLFDDMRPTPEMSFAIRHLGCQSGIILTASHNPKEYNGYKAYWDDGAQVLAPHDKGIIDEVNAIASAADIKFQGNPDLIQIIGEDIDKVYLDMVKTVSIDPDAIARHKDMKIVYTPIHGTGMMLIPRALKMWGFENVFTVPEQMIKDGNFPTVISPNPENAEALSMAVNLAKEIDADLVMASDPDADRVGIACKDDKGEWVLINGNQTCMMYLYYILTQYKQLGKIKGNEFCVKTIVTTELIKKIADKNNIEMLDCYTGFKWIAREIRLREGKQKYIGGGEESYGFLAEDFVRDKDAVSACCLIAEVAAWAKDNGKSLYQLLLDIYVEYGFSKEFTVNVVKPGKSGAEEIKAMMENFRANPPKELGGSKVILNKDYKTLKQTDDKGIVTVIDMPEPSNVLQYFTEDGSKVSVRPSGTEPKIKFYMEVQGEMGCRNCYASAESAAMEKIEAVKKSLGI from the coding sequence ATGGAAAATCAGGAACTAATTAAACAGGTCACTGAGAAAGCCGAAAAATGGCTGACCCCAGCTTATGATGCTGAAACTCAGGCTGAAGTGAAACGTATGTTGGAAAACGATGATAAAACCGAACTAATTGAAGCTTTCTATAAGGATTTGGAATTTGGTACAGGCGGTTTGCGCGGTATCATGGGGGTAGGTAGCAACCGTATGAACATTTATACAGTAGGTGCTGCCACTCAAGGACTTTCCAACTATCTGAAGGAGAACTTCAAAGATCTGCCACAGATTTCTGTAGTAGTAGGTCACGACTGTCGTAACAACAGCCGTTTGTTTGCTGAGACTTCTGCTAATATTTTCTCTGCCAATGGCATTAAAGTATATTTGTTTGATGATATGCGTCCGACTCCGGAAATGTCTTTTGCTATCCGTCACCTCGGTTGCCAGAGTGGTATCATTCTGACTGCTTCTCACAATCCGAAAGAATACAACGGTTATAAGGCATATTGGGATGATGGTGCACAAGTTTTGGCTCCGCATGATAAGGGTATCATTGATGAAGTGAATGCCATTGCTTCTGCTGCTGACATTAAATTCCAGGGAAATCCTGATTTGATTCAGATTATCGGTGAAGATATTGATAAGGTTTATCTGGATATGGTGAAAACCGTTTCTATTGATCCGGACGCTATCGCCCGTCACAAAGATATGAAAATTGTCTATACTCCGATTCACGGTACAGGTATGATGTTGATTCCGCGTGCATTGAAGATGTGGGGATTCGAAAACGTATTTACTGTTCCCGAACAGATGATTAAAGACGGTAACTTCCCGACTGTTATATCTCCAAATCCGGAAAACGCGGAAGCTCTTTCTATGGCTGTAAACTTGGCTAAAGAAATTGATGCTGACCTCGTAATGGCTTCCGATCCGGATGCTGACCGTGTGGGTATCGCTTGTAAGGATGACAAGGGCGAATGGGTACTGATTAACGGTAACCAGACTTGTATGATGTACCTTTATTATATTCTGACTCAATACAAACAACTGGGTAAGATTAAAGGTAATGAGTTCTGCGTGAAGACAATCGTTACTACCGAGCTTATCAAGAAAATCGCTGATAAGAATAACATCGAAATGCTTGACTGCTACACCGGATTTAAATGGATTGCCCGTGAAATCCGTCTGCGTGAAGGTAAACAGAAATATATCGGTGGTGGTGAAGAAAGCTACGGATTCCTTGCTGAAGATTTTGTTCGTGATAAAGATGCTGTATCTGCTTGCTGTCTGATTGCTGAAGTTGCTGCATGGGCAAAAGATAATGGCAAATCTTTGTATCAGTTGTTGCTCGATATCTACGTAGAATATGGATTCTCTAAAGAGTTTACTGTAAACGTAGTGAAACCGGGTAAGAGCGGTGCTGAAGAAATCAAAGCGATGATGGAAAACTTCCGCGCTAATCCTCCGAAAGAATTGGGTGGTTCTAAAGTGATCTTGAACAAAGATTATAAGACTCTGAAACAGACAGACGATAAAGGGATCGTAACTGTAATTGATATGCCGGAACCATCTAACGTTCTTCAATATTTCACAGAAGACGGTAGTAAAGTCTCTGTTCGTCCTTCAGGTACAGAACCGAAGATTAAGTTCTATATGGAAGTTCAGGGTGAAATGGGATGCCGCAACTGTTATGCTTCTGCCGAGTCTGCCGCCATGGAAAAGATTGAAGCAGTGAAGAAATCATTGGGTATCTGA
- a CDS encoding C69 family dipeptidase: protein MKRSIILCFAVWMTAVANTFACTNLIVGKNASADGSTIVSYSADSYGLFGELYHYPAATYPKGTMLKVYEWDTGKYLGEIEQARQTYNVVGNMNEYQVTIGETTFGGRPELTDSTGIIDYGSLIYIGLQRSRTAREAIKIMTDLVQEYGYYSGGESFTIADPNEVWIMEMIGKGPGIRGAVWVAVRVPDDCISAHANQARIHQFDMNDKENCMYSPDVVSFAREKGYFNGVNKDFSFSLAYAPLDFGARRFCEARVWSYFNKFTDRGNEYLPYIEGKTDTPMPLFVKPKQKLSVQDVKNMMRDHYEGTPLDISNDFGAGPYKTPYRLSPLNFKVDDKEYFNERPISTQQSGFVFVAQMRAHMPDPVGGVLWFGVDDANMTVFTPVYCCATKVPVCYTRVDGADYITFSWNSAFWIFNWVSNMVYPRYDLMIGDVRETQKEMESTFNTAQAGIEEMAVKLLEKDKDAAINFLTNYTNMTAQSTFDTWKQLGTFLIVKYNDGVVKRMKDGQFERNSIGQPAGVLRPGYPKEFLQEYVKQTGDRYLVK, encoded by the coding sequence ATGAAGAGAAGTATTATTTTGTGTTTTGCCGTATGGATGACGGCTGTGGCGAATACTTTCGCCTGTACTAATTTGATTGTCGGAAAGAATGCGTCCGCTGATGGTTCGACCATTGTTTCCTATTCAGCCGACTCGTATGGCTTATTCGGAGAACTTTATCATTATCCGGCAGCTACGTATCCGAAAGGAACCATGTTGAAAGTGTACGAATGGGACACCGGTAAATATCTGGGAGAAATCGAGCAGGCTCGTCAGACTTACAATGTGGTTGGCAATATGAATGAATATCAGGTCACTATTGGGGAAACTACTTTCGGCGGTCGTCCCGAGTTGACGGATTCTACGGGTATTATTGATTATGGAAGTTTGATTTATATTGGATTGCAACGTTCGCGTACTGCTCGCGAAGCTATAAAAATTATGACTGATCTGGTACAGGAATATGGATATTATAGTGGGGGGGAGTCTTTTACCATTGCCGATCCGAACGAAGTATGGATTATGGAGATGATTGGTAAAGGTCCCGGCATTCGCGGAGCGGTTTGGGTCGCTGTCCGTGTGCCGGACGATTGTATCTCGGCTCATGCTAATCAAGCGCGCATTCATCAGTTTGATATGAATGATAAGGAAAACTGTATGTACTCTCCGGATGTCGTTTCTTTTGCCCGTGAGAAGGGATATTTTAATGGAGTAAACAAGGATTTTAGTTTTTCATTGGCTTATGCCCCTCTTGATTTTGGTGCACGCCGCTTTTGTGAAGCTCGTGTATGGAGTTATTTCAACAAATTCACTGATAGAGGAAATGAATATCTTCCTTATATCGAAGGAAAAACCGATACTCCGATGCCGCTTTTCGTTAAGCCGAAGCAGAAATTATCCGTGCAGGATGTGAAAAATATGATGCGCGATCATTACGAAGGTACTCCGCTTGATATCTCCAATGATTTTGGAGCCGGTCCTTATAAAACACCCTATCGCCTTTCTCCTCTGAACTTTAAAGTCGATGATAAGGAATATTTCAATGAACGTCCTATCTCTACTCAACAGAGCGGTTTTGTATTTGTTGCACAGATGCGTGCTCATATGCCGGATCCGGTAGGGGGAGTACTTTGGTTTGGTGTGGATGATGCGAATATGACTGTATTTACTCCTGTTTATTGTTGCGCTACTAAGGTGCCGGTATGTTACACACGTGTGGATGGTGCCGACTACATTACGTTCTCATGGAATTCCGCTTTCTGGATTTTTAATTGGGTGTCCAATATGGTTTATCCGCGTTATGATCTGATGATTGGGGATGTGCGGGAAACACAGAAAGAGATGGAAAGCACATTCAACACAGCACAGGCTGGTATTGAAGAAATGGCAGTCAAACTATTGGAAAAGGATAAGGATGCAGCAATCAATTTCCTGACAAATTATACTAACATGACCGCTCAAAGTACTTTTGATACTTGGAAGCAATTGGGTACGTTCCTGATTGTAAAGTACAACGATGGGGTAGTGAAGCGTATGAAAGACGGACAGTTTGAACGTAATTCTATCGGACAACCTGCAGGAGTGCTTCGTCCCGGATACCCGAAAGAGTTTTTGCAGGAGTATGTGAAACAAACTGGTGACAGATATTTAGTGAAATAG